CGACGCTCACGCCTTCCGCGCTCAGCCCGTCGGTGAGCAGCCGTCCGGTGTGCCCGGCGACAAATCCGGTCGCCCGCACAGGCTCGCCCAGCGTGCGAATGACGCGGGCGGCATTTACGCCCTTGCCGCCCGGCACCGTCAGACCGCCTTCGATGCGGTGGACGGCATTCAAGCCGAAGCCTGCAACGGTGTAGATTTTGTCTACAGCCGCGTTAAGCGTTACGGTCGTAATCACAAGGCATCACTCCTTTACGAAATCAGCTTTAATCCCAAAGCTGCGGCAAGAATCATGGCGATGAACAGGACGCGCAGTACGCTTTTTTGCTCACCGTACAAAAACATGCCTGTAATCGTGCTGCCTACCGTTCCGATGCCTGTCCATACCGCATAAGAAGTTCCCATAGGCAAGCTCTTCATCGCGTAACTGAGTAACGAGAAGCTGAGAACAAAGGATAAGACCATCAGCATGAAAGCCTTCCACCCCTTGCCAACCGTAATTCCCTTCATGCCAATGACTCCGAATACTTCCGAACATCCCGCCATAACCAATGCAAGCCAAGCCATTATGCGTCACTTCCTTTCTGAGTATCGCGGTCAGTCACTAATTTCAGGCCAATGACACCTGCCAGCAAAAGTGCGATTAACAGCGTTTTGGACCATTGAAACGGTTCCCCGAATATCAGCATTTCACCTACAACGGTCCCGCCTGTGCCCAGTCCGGTGAATACGGCATACACGGTGCCTACAGGCAGGCGGTTGGCAGCCTTAATAATCAAATAAAAGCTGGCCGCGATCGCCAGCACGGTTATCATCCAGGCGAGTACAGAATCGGCGTGCTTCAGACCCGATACCCATACGACCTCAATCAGGCCGCCGACAAAAACATAAATCCAACTGCGGTTCATGATGAACGTTCTCCTCTCTGCTTCTTCATGCTTCATGAGGTGGAATTAACGTAATCCCACGCCAAAAAATAGGCCACGCAGCGTTCAGTCTCCGGTGGTAGTTGATGCTTCCACTGTACAGCAGCTCCACCATGATTCCGTCCACCAGTGTCATGTAGGCTAAAGCCACATCCACTGGCTCCATATGTCCAAAGGGTTCCCGATCCCGCGTATTCCGGATGCGGCGGGTCAATTTTCGCTCCATTTTGTCCAGAAAAGGATTAACAATATCCAGAACCTCGTTATACAAAGATACAGGCGGAAAGAAGGAAAAGCGAAGCATAAACTTGGCGGTGTTGTTGTTCTCATATTCCTGTCCCATCCAAAACAGGAAGTCATGCAGTGTATGCTCCAGCGACTGATCCATGCGTTCTGTAAAGTATTCGAAAATACGTAAATTCTGCTCTTGAAAAGCGTACCTCGCCACTTGTAGAAACAGATCCTCCTTGCCTTGAAAATGCGCATATATAGACGGTTTTCGAATACCGACCTCACCGGCAATACTGCTCAAGGATGCTCCCTCATACCCAATGGTGGCGAATTGGAAAAGAGCAGCCTTTCGAATGTCTTCCATCCCCATTATTTTCACCTACCTAACGTTCGTTAGTTTATTCTTGCACGAAAAAAAATGAGTGTCAACCCCGTATCCTTTCATTTGTAAGGATTTTACAAGCTCTTCTTATGCTTTGCTTTTTTCCAGATTCATTTTTTATCATCAACTTTAATAAAAAAGTGGGAAGAAATAAGGGGCTCATGTACAATATAATGAAGAATACCTGTCAAATGCAGTCCACTGGAAGTGAGGTTGGCTATGAGGCGAAGTTTGCTGGCCGTGTTGATCGCGGTTTTAGTGTTTATTTTTTATTATTTTGGCTTGTTTAATTCCATCGGCACAAATGAAGGGACTGTCATCAGTATCTTTTCTACCCTGACGGTTATCTCTATCAGTCTGATTATTTTTTCGGAGAATCGCAATCCTTCCACTACGATGTCATGGATTTTGCTGCTGGCTTTGCTGCCAGTTGTTGGACTTCCTCTTTATTTTTTGTTTGGGCAAAATGTTTTCAAACGCCGCAAGTATGACAAAAAGGCATTGCGTGACCAGCAGGCCTACGAGCGGATTGAAAAGGATGCCATGCACGTCAAGCGTGATCTGACCTGCTTTACAGATGAGCAGCAGCAGTTGATGCGTTTGACTCGCAGACTGGCCCGCTCCCCGATTTATTTTGCAACAGAAACTCAAATTCTGAACAATGGAGATGAAACCTTCTCCACGCTGCTGGAAGAGCTGCGTAAGGCGCAGCATCATATCCATATGGAATATTACATTTTCCGTTCGGATGATATCGGTACCAGCATTCAGAAAATTTTGATCGAAAAGGCGAAAGCAGGCGTCAAGGTTCGGTTTATGTATGATGCGGTGGGCAGCATTCAGTTGTCGAAGGCATTTTTGAAGGAGATGAGAGATGCGGGAATAGAGGTCGTTGCTTACGGCGGCGCGCGGATTTTATTCTTCTCCAGCCGGGTAAATTACCGCAATCACCGTAAAATCGTGGTCATTGACGGCAATATCGGATTGATTGGCGGTCTGAATGTAGGGGATGAGTACCTTAGTCGCAATAAGGCCTACGGCTTCTGGCGTGACACGCACATGATTGTGAAGGGTGAGGCTGTGCGGACGCTGCAGCTTATATTTTTGCAGGACTGGCTTCATATGACAGGCGAATCGGTGCTGGATAAGGAATATCTGTCTCCCAATATTGAACCGATTACGGACGGAGGCGTGCAGATCATTGCCAGCGGCCCGGATAATGAGCGGAGAACGCTCAAAAATCTGTTTTTCTCCATGATCACGTCCGCTCGTAAGTCTGTCTGGATCGCCACTCCTTATTTCATCCCGGACGAGGATATTCTGACTGCACTGCGGATGGCTGCTCTATCCGGTCTGGATGTGCGCATTCTGTTTCCTGCGAAACCGGATAAGTGGCTGCCGTTTCTCGCGTCCCATTCATACTTCCAATCGCTGCTGGAGGTAGGGGTTAAGGTATATGAATATGAAAAAGGGTTTCTTCACTCCAAGCTGCTCATTGTTGACGGAGAGGTTGCGACCATTGGAACAGCCAATATGGATATGCGCAGCTTTCATTTGAACTTTGAAGTCAATGCCCTGTTGATCCAAACGCGCAGTGTACAGCAGATGGTGAAGGATTACGAACGGGACTTGAATTCTGCCAGCCTAATTGTGCGCGAGGAATTTATGAAAAAGCGTCTGTTCAAACGCTTGATGGAATCACTTGCCCGGTTGCTTTCACCACTCTTGTAGGTGAGGGGAGCATGCCAGTATAAGATGTTTTTCCAAAAGGTTGAATGATCCTCGTAAGCCGCCAGATCCAGACTGTATTCTGCCCCTTGGTTATTCCATAGCTTATCAAAATAGGCCGCAACCTGTCGGGTCAGCTTGCTGTCCGCTGGAGCGGCCACCCACAATTCGTTTTCCAAATGATTAAGGACATATGTCCTTTATTGGAAGTCTGCCCTATACTTTAATATATAAAAACGTCATTTACATGGGGAGAATAACGATTGATGAGAGGAATTTTGTTTGCTTTTCTAGGAGGCGCTTGCATTACGCTGCAAGGGGTGGCGAATACACGAATCAGTCATGATATCGGTACATGGCAGGCAGCTACGGTTACTCAATTAACTGGCTTTATTTTGGCTGCCTTGGTCTGGATGGTTACACGGGACGGACATGTGGCCGAAATGAAACAGGTAAAGCCGATGTATCTTTGGGGTGGCGCATTTGCAGCTATTATTATATTCAGTGAAGTTACGGCTATTCAGCATATCGGGGTAACGTTCACGATTTCGACTCTGTTGATTTCCCAGCTGTGTTTAACCTTCCTGGCAGATATCAGGGGATGGTTCGGTCTAGTGAAGCAAAAGATGAAGCTGCCGCAATTTATAGGCATTGGCATGATGATCGCGGGTGTGATTATTTTGAAGCTCTAACTAGAACTTCATTCGTTATTCGTTGAAAAAGTCCAGAACGCAGAATTGAAGGTGAGCTTAGGAATGAGAGAAATTCAGGACCAGGAGCAACTGCAACATTTTTTGCACCTGCATCAGCTGGAATCCATACTTTATGAGCCACTGCGTCCTCATTTATCGTTGCATCGTTTGGAACAAGGGGAAAAGCTTTGTTCACAGGGGGATACCATTGAACATCTGTACATATTGGTACAGGGCAAGGTCAAGATTTATACCAGCTCTACAGAAGGCAAAAACCTGATCCTCTGCTTCAAAAAACCAATCGAAGTCATTGGAGATGTTGAATATATTCGCAGTAGTCACGTAATCAACACGGTAGAGGCAGTGTCTCCGATCTATGTGATCGGTATCCACCATCAATGGATGCATAAATACGGAAGAGACTATGCCCCTTTACTGCAATTTTTACTGGATGTTGTCACACGAAAGTTTTGCCTGGACTCCGACTTTTCCAATTTTAATCTCATGTACCCCGTCGAAGTCAGGCTGGCGAGCTACCTGCTATCCGTTTCTTTTGAGGAATCTGATTCCGCCTTTCATGAGGAATTACGGGTATCCAGTCTGGTAGATGTGGCCAATCTGATCGGAACCAGCTACAGGCATCTTAACCGTGTCATACGCAAGATGATTGAGGGATGGGTTGAGCGGACAAAAGGCTACATTGTCATTCGGGACAGACAAGGTTTAAGCGAGCTGGCAGGCCAGAATATTTACGAGTCTTTATAAACCAAAGGATTATCAGGGGAGAGATGAAATCATGTTATTAGGGATTGTACTGGCGATCATTGCGGGTGCTTTGGTCAGTTTGCAAACGATATTCAACAACAAGGTGAATGAGCGGACAGGTTCATGGGCTACAACCACATTGGTGCTGGGCACAGGCTTTCTGGCTTCTCTGCTCGGAAGTCTTATTTTTGAAGGGAAAAATACATTTACGTTGCAGCATATGCAGCTGTGGTACTGGTTCAGTGGAATGATTGGTGTCGGCGTCGTGTTTTGTCTGGTACAAGGGATGAAGCGGCTTGCCCCAACCTATGCAATCTCGGTTGTATTGACGGCACAATTAGGTACTGCTTTGTTGTGGGATTCGCTGGGGTGGCTGGGACTGGAAAAGATTCCGTTCACTTTCAACAAGCTGATCGGAGTACTGGTCATTATCGGTGGCATTCTGGTATTCAAGCTTGGCCAAGGTCGTACAAAGGAACAACCAGATAACATTACGCCTGTACCTGACTCACTGAAGGGATGAATTGAGGCAAGATGGCCTATATCTTGTGATGTATATATTTTTCCATCCATGATACAATGAAGATATCTTAAATTGACGTTTTTAAAGGCTCTGAAATAGGAGACGATAAATAGATCGGTTACCGTGTTCGGGAACGGTCTTATTTGTGCTTCATGGCCCCGATACCGATAAACAGAGCGACTTGGATGAGGTGAAATATAGATGAGTAATGCAGAGCATAAAAAAGGACCACCTGACGGTTCCGGCAGGACTGGATCCTTGTTGCCTGCCGCGCGGACAGGTGAACGGAAGATGGAACACGTCCGTCTTTGTCTGCAAGAAGATGTGGCGGGGCAAGGCATCACCAGTGGACTGGAGCGGTATGCCTTTAAGCACTGCGCACTGCCTGAGCTGCATTTTGACGATGTGTGTCTGAATACTGCCTTTCTGGGGCGCACTGTGCGCACACCGCTGCTCATAAGCTCCATGACAGGCGGCAGCGCTGAGACGGGAGTGATTAATGAGCGATTGGCAGAGACGGCTGAGAAGCGCGGCTGGGCGTTGGGCGTAGGTTCGGTACGGGCTGCGGTAGAAAGAGAAGAATTGGCTTCAACCTTTGCGGTTCGCCGTCTAGCGCCTAGTATACCGATTTTCGCCAATCTGGGGGCGGTACAGCTAAACTACGGATTTGGTGTGGACGATTGTCGTCGTGCTGTGGAAATTGCCGGAGCTGACATGCTGGTACTGCATTTGAACGGATTGCAGGAGATTTTCCAGCCCGAAGGGAATTTAGATTTCAGTGGTCTGCTTGGCCGTATCGAGGAGCTGTGTCGTCAGCTTTCAGTGCCTGTAGGAGTCAAGGAAGTAGGCTGGGGCATTGATGGCGAGACGGCCTCCAGACTATATGATGCGGGTGCAGCTTTTATTGATGTCGCTGGCGCGGGCGGGACAAGCTGGAGCCAGGTGGAAAAATTCCGCAATCCCGATCCTGTACGCCGTGCGGCGGCGGAAGCGTTTGCGGATTGGGGGAACTCCACCGCAGATTGCATCGTAGAAGTCAAAGCCGCTCAGCCCCATGGTGCTCTGATCGGCAGCGGTGGATTGAGAGACGGTGTCGATGCCGCCAAGGCGCTTGCTTTGGGCGCTGACATGGCAGGCTTCGGACGTTCTCTGCTTGGCTCGGCGGTCGCCTCCAGCGAGGCTTTGGAAGCCCGATTAGAGCAGGTGGAGCTGGAATTGCGTACAGTCATGTTTGGCATCGGAGCAGCTGGGATTGAAGGTCTTAAAGACACGACCAGACTAAGAAAGAAGGCGAATGGATGAGTGGATTTATCAGATTGGTTCCTATGAACGCAGAGCAGTATGAACGCTTTGAGCAGCGCTCGCTCGCGGATTACGCGGAGGAGAAAATCCAGGCAGGCACGTGGACGGTAGAAGAAGCGCCGGAACGGGCAAAGGAAAGCTTTGCAACATATTTGCCGCAAAGACTGGATACACCCCATGCTCACTTGTACATGCTTGAATATTCAGGTGGTGCGGGTCAGAACCCGGAGGAAGCGGGATATATCTGGTTCAACATTACAGAAGGTACGCAAGGCAAAGAAGCTTTTTTGCTGGATATCCTCGTTTACGATTCGTATCAGGGGCGAGGTCTGGGTACGTTGACGATGGGGGCGTTGGAACAGGAAGCCCGCAAGCTGGGCGCGGTTCGCATCGGTCTGCACGTATTCGGGCATAATGAGCGAGCTTTGCATGTATATCGCAAGTCGGGTTATCGGGTTACGGATATCCAGATGAGCAAAGAAATTTAAATAGGGATGCAGCAAAATCCTAATTCCACAGCTGTATGCTTGCCGCATGTATAGGTTCTCCTATATA
This DNA window, taken from Paenibacillus kribbensis, encodes the following:
- a CDS encoding DMT family transporter — protein: MLLGIVLAIIAGALVSLQTIFNNKVNERTGSWATTTLVLGTGFLASLLGSLIFEGKNTFTLQHMQLWYWFSGMIGVGVVFCLVQGMKRLAPTYAISVVLTAQLGTALLWDSLGWLGLEKIPFTFNKLIGVLVIIGGILVFKLGQGRTKEQPDNITPVPDSLKG
- the cls gene encoding cardiolipin synthase, whose protein sequence is MRRSLLAVLIAVLVFIFYYFGLFNSIGTNEGTVISIFSTLTVISISLIIFSENRNPSTTMSWILLLALLPVVGLPLYFLFGQNVFKRRKYDKKALRDQQAYERIEKDAMHVKRDLTCFTDEQQQLMRLTRRLARSPIYFATETQILNNGDETFSTLLEELRKAQHHIHMEYYIFRSDDIGTSIQKILIEKAKAGVKVRFMYDAVGSIQLSKAFLKEMRDAGIEVVAYGGARILFFSSRVNYRNHRKIVVIDGNIGLIGGLNVGDEYLSRNKAYGFWRDTHMIVKGEAVRTLQLIFLQDWLHMTGESVLDKEYLSPNIEPITDGGVQIIASGPDNERRTLKNLFFSMITSARKSVWIATPYFIPDEDILTALRMAALSGLDVRILFPAKPDKWLPFLASHSYFQSLLEVGVKVYEYEKGFLHSKLLIVDGEVATIGTANMDMRSFHLNFEVNALLIQTRSVQQMVKDYERDLNSASLIVREEFMKKRLFKRLMESLARLLSPLL
- a CDS encoding Crp/Fnr family transcriptional regulator, giving the protein MREIQDQEQLQHFLHLHQLESILYEPLRPHLSLHRLEQGEKLCSQGDTIEHLYILVQGKVKIYTSSTEGKNLILCFKKPIEVIGDVEYIRSSHVINTVEAVSPIYVIGIHHQWMHKYGRDYAPLLQFLLDVVTRKFCLDSDFSNFNLMYPVEVRLASYLLSVSFEESDSAFHEELRVSSLVDVANLIGTSYRHLNRVIRKMIEGWVERTKGYIVIRDRQGLSELAGQNIYESL
- a CDS encoding GNAT family N-acetyltransferase; translation: MSGFIRLVPMNAEQYERFEQRSLADYAEEKIQAGTWTVEEAPERAKESFATYLPQRLDTPHAHLYMLEYSGGAGQNPEEAGYIWFNITEGTQGKEAFLLDILVYDSYQGRGLGTLTMGALEQEARKLGAVRIGLHVFGHNERALHVYRKSGYRVTDIQMSKEI
- a CDS encoding DMT family transporter: MNRSWIYVFVGGLIEVVWVSGLKHADSVLAWMITVLAIAASFYLIIKAANRLPVGTVYAVFTGLGTGGTVVGEMLIFGEPFQWSKTLLIALLLAGVIGLKLVTDRDTQKGSDA
- the fni gene encoding type 2 isopentenyl-diphosphate Delta-isomerase, whose protein sequence is MSNAEHKKGPPDGSGRTGSLLPAARTGERKMEHVRLCLQEDVAGQGITSGLERYAFKHCALPELHFDDVCLNTAFLGRTVRTPLLISSMTGGSAETGVINERLAETAEKRGWALGVGSVRAAVEREELASTFAVRRLAPSIPIFANLGAVQLNYGFGVDDCRRAVEIAGADMLVLHLNGLQEIFQPEGNLDFSGLLGRIEELCRQLSVPVGVKEVGWGIDGETASRLYDAGAAFIDVAGAGGTSWSQVEKFRNPDPVRRAAAEAFADWGNSTADCIVEVKAAQPHGALIGSGGLRDGVDAAKALALGADMAGFGRSLLGSAVASSEALEARLEQVELELRTVMFGIGAAGIEGLKDTTRLRKKANG
- a CDS encoding DMT family transporter — translated: MAWLALVMAGCSEVFGVIGMKGITVGKGWKAFMLMVLSFVLSFSLLSYAMKSLPMGTSYAVWTGIGTVGSTITGMFLYGEQKSVLRVLFIAMILAAALGLKLIS
- a CDS encoding DMT family transporter, whose translation is MRGILFAFLGGACITLQGVANTRISHDIGTWQAATVTQLTGFILAALVWMVTRDGHVAEMKQVKPMYLWGGAFAAIIIFSEVTAIQHIGVTFTISTLLISQLCLTFLADIRGWFGLVKQKMKLPQFIGIGMMIAGVIILKL
- a CDS encoding TetR/AcrR family transcriptional regulator yields the protein MGMEDIRKAALFQFATIGYEGASLSSIAGEVGIRKPSIYAHFQGKEDLFLQVARYAFQEQNLRIFEYFTERMDQSLEHTLHDFLFWMGQEYENNNTAKFMLRFSFFPPVSLYNEVLDIVNPFLDKMERKLTRRIRNTRDREPFGHMEPVDVALAYMTLVDGIMVELLYSGSINYHRRLNAAWPIFWRGITLIPPHEA